In Leopardus geoffroyi isolate Oge1 chromosome D1, O.geoffroyi_Oge1_pat1.0, whole genome shotgun sequence, a single window of DNA contains:
- the LOC123601942 gene encoding solute carrier family 22 member 20 isoform X2, giving the protein MAFTDLLDRLGGVGRFQLVYTGLLLLPCSLLACHNFLQNFTAAVPRHHCQGPANHTAAATNDSGAWLRAVVPLDHVGDPEPCRRFKEPQWALLSPNTSVRGAATEGCRDGWVYDRSVFPSTIVMEWDLVCEARPLRDLAQSIYMAGVLVGAIVFGGLADRLGRKGPLVWSYLQLAVSGAATAYFGSFGAYCVFRFLMGMTFSSIILNSLSLVVEWMPTRGRTVAGVLLGYSFTLGQLILAGVAYVIRPWRWLQFAVSVPFLIFFLYSWWLPESSRWLLLHGKSQLAVENLRKVVSSYIQSEIASVCPSNSVLDLFRTPAIRKITCCLMVVWFSNSLAYYGLAIDLQKFGLSVYLVQVLFGLIDIPAMLVATTTMIYVGRRATVASFLLLAGLMVIANMFVPEDMQALRMAQAALGKGCLASSFICVYLFTGELYPTEIRQMGMGFASVSARFGGLTAPLVTTLGEFSTILPPLGFGATSILASLAVCFLAETRNAPLVETIEAMERRVRQGLRKEDAEEKTEEISLQQLGASPLKETI; this is encoded by the exons ATGGCCTTCACAGACCTGCTGGACCGCCTAGGCGGAGTGGGTCGCTTCCAGCTCGTCTACACgggcctgctgctgctgccctgcAGCCTGCTGGCCTGTCACAACTTCCTGCAGAACTTCACGGCTGCCGTGCCTCGCCACCATTGCCAAGGCCCCGCCAACCACACCGCGGCCGCCACCAACGACTCGGGGGCCTGGCTCAGGGCCGTCGTACCCCTGGACCATGTGGGGGACCCCGAGCCATGCCGGCGCTTCAAGGAGCCTCAGTGGGCCCTCCTGAGCCCCAACACGTCTGTCCGCGGGGCGGCCACGGAGGGCTGCAGGGACGGCTGGGTCTATGACCGCAGCGTTTTCCCGTCCACTATCGTGATGGAG tGGGATCTGGTGTGTGAGGCCCGCCCCCTCCGCGACCTCGCTCAGTCCATCTACATGGCCGGCGTGCTGGTGGGTGCCATTGTGTTTGGTGGCCTTGCAGACAG GCTGGGCCGCAAGGGCCCCCTGGTCTGGTCCTACCTGCAGCTGGCAGTTTCAGGGGCCGCCACGGCATACTTCGGTTCCTTCGGTGCCTACTGTGTCTTCCGGTTCCTGATGGGCATGACCTTCTCCAGCATCATCCTCAACTCCCTCTCCCTGG TCGTGGAGTGGATGCCCACCCGGGGCCGGACCGTGGCGGGGGTCTTGCTGGGGTACTCCTTTACCTTGGGTCAGCTCATCCTGGCCGGAGTGGCATACGTGATCCGCCCCTGGCGGTGGCTACAGTTTgctgtctctgttcctttcctcatcttcttcctctaTTCTTG GTGGCTGCCAGAGTCATCCCGATGGCTCCTGCTCCATGGCAAGTCCCAGCTAGCTGTGGAGAACCTTCGGAAG GTGGTGAGCTCCTACATCCAGAGTGAAATAGCAAGTGTCTGCCCCTCCAACTCAGTCTTGGACCTCTTCCGAACCCCGGCCATCCGAAAGATCACGTGCTGTCTCATGGTGGTCTG GTTCTCCAACTCCCTGGCTTACTACGGGCTGGCCATAGACCTGCAGAAGTTTGGACTCAGCGTATACCTGGTCCAGGTCCTGTTTGGGCTCATAGACATCCCGGCCATGCTGGTAGCCACCACCACCATGATTTACGTGGGCCGCCGGGCCACAgtggcttccttcctcctcctggcgGGGCTCATGGTGATCGCGAACATGTTTGTGCCAGAAG ACATGCAGGCCTTGCGCATGGCCCAGGCGGCACTCGGCAAAGGCTGCCTGGCCAGTTCCTTCATCTGCGTGTACCTGTTCACGGGCGAGCTGTACCCCACAGAGATCAG GCAGATGGGGATGGGCTTTGCTTCGGTCAGTGCCCGCTTTGGGGGTCTGACTGCACCCCTGGTCACCACGCTTGGGGAGTTCAGCACCATCCTGCCGCCCTTGGGCTTCGGGGCCACCTCGATCCTGGCCAGCCTGGCTGTCTGCTTCCTGGCTGAGACCCGCAACGCGCCCCTGGTGGAGACCATCGAGGCCATGGAGAGGAG
- the LOC123601942 gene encoding solute carrier family 22 member 20 isoform X1 — MAFTDLLDRLGGVGRFQLVYTGLLLLPCSLLACHNFLQNFTAAVPRHHCQGPANHTAAATNDSGAWLRAVVPLDHVGDPEPCRRFKEPQWALLSPNTSVRGAATEGCRDGWVYDRSVFPSTIVMEWDLVCEARPLRDLAQSIYMAGVLVGAIVFGGLADRLGRKGPLVWSYLQLAVSGAATAYFGSFGAYCVFRFLMGMTFSSIILNSLSLVVEWMPTRGRTVAGVLLGYSFTLGQLILAGVAYVIRPWRWLQFAVSVPFLIFFLYSWWLPESSRWLLLHGKSQLAVENLRKVAVMNGRMEEGERLTKEVVSSYIQSEIASVCPSNSVLDLFRTPAIRKITCCLMVVWFSNSLAYYGLAIDLQKFGLSVYLVQVLFGLIDIPAMLVATTTMIYVGRRATVASFLLLAGLMVIANMFVPEDMQALRMAQAALGKGCLASSFICVYLFTGELYPTEIRQMGMGFASVSARFGGLTAPLVTTLGEFSTILPPLGFGATSILASLAVCFLAETRNAPLVETIEAMERRVRQGLRKEDAEEKTEEISLQQLGASPLKETI, encoded by the exons ATGGCCTTCACAGACCTGCTGGACCGCCTAGGCGGAGTGGGTCGCTTCCAGCTCGTCTACACgggcctgctgctgctgccctgcAGCCTGCTGGCCTGTCACAACTTCCTGCAGAACTTCACGGCTGCCGTGCCTCGCCACCATTGCCAAGGCCCCGCCAACCACACCGCGGCCGCCACCAACGACTCGGGGGCCTGGCTCAGGGCCGTCGTACCCCTGGACCATGTGGGGGACCCCGAGCCATGCCGGCGCTTCAAGGAGCCTCAGTGGGCCCTCCTGAGCCCCAACACGTCTGTCCGCGGGGCGGCCACGGAGGGCTGCAGGGACGGCTGGGTCTATGACCGCAGCGTTTTCCCGTCCACTATCGTGATGGAG tGGGATCTGGTGTGTGAGGCCCGCCCCCTCCGCGACCTCGCTCAGTCCATCTACATGGCCGGCGTGCTGGTGGGTGCCATTGTGTTTGGTGGCCTTGCAGACAG GCTGGGCCGCAAGGGCCCCCTGGTCTGGTCCTACCTGCAGCTGGCAGTTTCAGGGGCCGCCACGGCATACTTCGGTTCCTTCGGTGCCTACTGTGTCTTCCGGTTCCTGATGGGCATGACCTTCTCCAGCATCATCCTCAACTCCCTCTCCCTGG TCGTGGAGTGGATGCCCACCCGGGGCCGGACCGTGGCGGGGGTCTTGCTGGGGTACTCCTTTACCTTGGGTCAGCTCATCCTGGCCGGAGTGGCATACGTGATCCGCCCCTGGCGGTGGCTACAGTTTgctgtctctgttcctttcctcatcttcttcctctaTTCTTG GTGGCTGCCAGAGTCATCCCGATGGCTCCTGCTCCATGGCAAGTCCCAGCTAGCTGTGGAGAACCTTCGGAAGGTGGCTGTTATGAATGGGAGaatggaggaaggggaaaggctGACCAAAGAG GTGGTGAGCTCCTACATCCAGAGTGAAATAGCAAGTGTCTGCCCCTCCAACTCAGTCTTGGACCTCTTCCGAACCCCGGCCATCCGAAAGATCACGTGCTGTCTCATGGTGGTCTG GTTCTCCAACTCCCTGGCTTACTACGGGCTGGCCATAGACCTGCAGAAGTTTGGACTCAGCGTATACCTGGTCCAGGTCCTGTTTGGGCTCATAGACATCCCGGCCATGCTGGTAGCCACCACCACCATGATTTACGTGGGCCGCCGGGCCACAgtggcttccttcctcctcctggcgGGGCTCATGGTGATCGCGAACATGTTTGTGCCAGAAG ACATGCAGGCCTTGCGCATGGCCCAGGCGGCACTCGGCAAAGGCTGCCTGGCCAGTTCCTTCATCTGCGTGTACCTGTTCACGGGCGAGCTGTACCCCACAGAGATCAG GCAGATGGGGATGGGCTTTGCTTCGGTCAGTGCCCGCTTTGGGGGTCTGACTGCACCCCTGGTCACCACGCTTGGGGAGTTCAGCACCATCCTGCCGCCCTTGGGCTTCGGGGCCACCTCGATCCTGGCCAGCCTGGCTGTCTGCTTCCTGGCTGAGACCCGCAACGCGCCCCTGGTGGAGACCATCGAGGCCATGGAGAGGAG
- the LOC123601942 gene encoding solute carrier family 22 member 20 isoform X3 gives MAFTDLLDRLGGVGRFQLVYTGLLLLPCSLLACHNFLQNFTAAVPRHHCQGPANHTAAATNDSGAWLRAVVPLDHVGDPEPCRRFKEPQWALLSPNTSVRGAATEGCRDGWVYDRSVFPSTIVMEWDLVCEARPLRDLAQSIYMAGVLVGAIVFGGLADRLGRKGPLVWSYLQLAVSGAATAYFGSFGAYCVFRFLMGMTFSSIILNSLSLVVEWMPTRGRTVAGVLLGYSFTLGQLILAGVAYVIRPWRWLQFAVSVPFLIFFLYSWWLPESSRWLLLHGKSQLAVENLRKVAVMNGRMEEGERLTKEVVSSYIQSEIASVCPSNSVLDLFRTPAIRKITCCLMVVWFSNSLAYYGLAIDLQKFGLSVYLVQVLFGLIDIPAMLVATTTMIYVGRRATVASFLLLAGLMVIANMFVPEDMQALRMAQAALGKGCLASSFICVYLFTGELYPTEIRWGWALLRSVPALGV, from the exons ATGGCCTTCACAGACCTGCTGGACCGCCTAGGCGGAGTGGGTCGCTTCCAGCTCGTCTACACgggcctgctgctgctgccctgcAGCCTGCTGGCCTGTCACAACTTCCTGCAGAACTTCACGGCTGCCGTGCCTCGCCACCATTGCCAAGGCCCCGCCAACCACACCGCGGCCGCCACCAACGACTCGGGGGCCTGGCTCAGGGCCGTCGTACCCCTGGACCATGTGGGGGACCCCGAGCCATGCCGGCGCTTCAAGGAGCCTCAGTGGGCCCTCCTGAGCCCCAACACGTCTGTCCGCGGGGCGGCCACGGAGGGCTGCAGGGACGGCTGGGTCTATGACCGCAGCGTTTTCCCGTCCACTATCGTGATGGAG tGGGATCTGGTGTGTGAGGCCCGCCCCCTCCGCGACCTCGCTCAGTCCATCTACATGGCCGGCGTGCTGGTGGGTGCCATTGTGTTTGGTGGCCTTGCAGACAG GCTGGGCCGCAAGGGCCCCCTGGTCTGGTCCTACCTGCAGCTGGCAGTTTCAGGGGCCGCCACGGCATACTTCGGTTCCTTCGGTGCCTACTGTGTCTTCCGGTTCCTGATGGGCATGACCTTCTCCAGCATCATCCTCAACTCCCTCTCCCTGG TCGTGGAGTGGATGCCCACCCGGGGCCGGACCGTGGCGGGGGTCTTGCTGGGGTACTCCTTTACCTTGGGTCAGCTCATCCTGGCCGGAGTGGCATACGTGATCCGCCCCTGGCGGTGGCTACAGTTTgctgtctctgttcctttcctcatcttcttcctctaTTCTTG GTGGCTGCCAGAGTCATCCCGATGGCTCCTGCTCCATGGCAAGTCCCAGCTAGCTGTGGAGAACCTTCGGAAGGTGGCTGTTATGAATGGGAGaatggaggaaggggaaaggctGACCAAAGAG GTGGTGAGCTCCTACATCCAGAGTGAAATAGCAAGTGTCTGCCCCTCCAACTCAGTCTTGGACCTCTTCCGAACCCCGGCCATCCGAAAGATCACGTGCTGTCTCATGGTGGTCTG GTTCTCCAACTCCCTGGCTTACTACGGGCTGGCCATAGACCTGCAGAAGTTTGGACTCAGCGTATACCTGGTCCAGGTCCTGTTTGGGCTCATAGACATCCCGGCCATGCTGGTAGCCACCACCACCATGATTTACGTGGGCCGCCGGGCCACAgtggcttccttcctcctcctggcgGGGCTCATGGTGATCGCGAACATGTTTGTGCCAGAAG ACATGCAGGCCTTGCGCATGGCCCAGGCGGCACTCGGCAAAGGCTGCCTGGCCAGTTCCTTCATCTGCGTGTACCTGTTCACGGGCGAGCTGTACCCCACAGAGATCAG ATGGGGATGGGCTTTGCTTCGGTCAGTGCCCGCTTTGGGGGTCTGA